A section of the Acanthochromis polyacanthus isolate Apoly-LR-REF ecotype Palm Island chromosome 1, KAUST_Apoly_ChrSc, whole genome shotgun sequence genome encodes:
- the gpr85 gene encoding probable G protein-coupled receptor 85 — translation MIPPPSMANYSHAGDHTILQNVSPLATFLKLTSLGFIIGVGVVGNLLISILLVKDKSLHRAPYYFLLDLCASDILRSAICFPFVFTSVKNGSAWTYGTLTCKVIAFLGVLSCFHTAFMLFCVSVTRYLAIAHHRFYTKRLTFWTCLAVICMVWTLSVAMAFPPVLDVGTYSFIREEDQCTFQHRSFRANDSLGFMLLLALILLATQLVYLKLIFFVHDRRKMKPVQFVPAVSQNWTFHGPGASGQAAANWLAGFGRGPTPPTLLGIRQNSNAAGRRRLLVLDEFKTEKRISRMFYIMTFFFLALWGPYLVACYWRVFARGPVVPGGYLTAAVWMSFAQAGVNPFICIFSNRELRRCFSTTLLYCRKSRLPREPYCVI, via the coding sequence ATGATCCCTCCTCCATCTATGGCGAACTATAGCCATGCAGGGGACCACACCATCTTGCAGAATGTCTCTCCTCTCGCCACGTTCCTCAAACTGACCTCTCTGGGTTTCATCATTGGAGTCGGTGTGGTCGGAAACCTCCTGATCTCCATCCTGCTGGTCAAAGACAAGAGCCTGCACCGGGCGCCCTACTATTTCCTGCTGGACCTGTGCGCCTCCGATATCCTGCGCTCCGCCATCTGCTTCCCCTTTGTCTTCACCTCAGTCAAGAATGGATCTGCCTGGACCTACGGCACACTGACCTGCAAGGTGATCGCCTTCCTGGGTGTGCTCTCCTGTTTCCACACGGCGTTCATGCTCTTCTGCGTCAGCGTCACGCGCTACCTGGCCATCGCGCACCACCGTTTCTACACCAAGAGGCTGACTTTCTGGACGTGCTTGGCCGTCATCTGCATGGTGTGGACGTTGTCAGTGGCGATGGCGTTCCCGCCGGTGCTAGACGTAGGGACGTACTCTTTCATCCGGGAGGAGGACCAGTGCACCTTCCAGCACCGTTCCTTCAGGGCCAATGATTCGCTGGGCTTCATGCTCCTGCTGGCGCTCATCCTCCTGGCCACACAGCTGGTTTACCTCAAGCTCATCTTCTTCGTCCACGACCGTCGAAAGATGAAGCCCGTCCAGTTCGTGCCTGCTGTCAGTCAGAACTGGACCTTCCACGGGCCAGGCGCCAGCGGGCAGGCGGCCGCCAACTGGCTGGCTGGATTTGGTCGAGGCCCCACCCCGCCTACTCTGCTGGGCATCCGGCAGAACAGCAACGCGGCAGGCCGCCGGCGTCTACTGGTTTTGGATGAGTTCAAAACAGAGAAGAGGATTAGTAGGATGTTCTACATCATGACGTTTTTCTTCCTGGCGCTGTGGGGGCCCTACCTGGTCGCCTGCTACTGGCGGGTTTTTGCGAGGGGCCCTGTGGTCCCTGGAGGCTACCTGACAGCAGCCGTTTGGATGAGCTTTGCCCAGGCTGGGGTCAACCCTTTCATCTGTATCTTCTCCAACAGGGAGCTCCGGCGCTGCTTCAGCACCACACTCCTCTACTGCAGAAAATCCAGGTTACCAAGGGAACCCTACTGCGTTATATGA